Sequence from the Epinephelus moara isolate mb chromosome 19, YSFRI_EMoa_1.0, whole genome shotgun sequence genome:
aaaatgttgaaaaatgtcggtctgtctctcccaaaccccaaaatgatgtcatctaatgtcttgtttcgtactcacgccaaagggtttgagttcaccgtcatgggagagtgtgtaaagctgccaatatctgaacgtaacaagccgcaataagagtattttgggtactttatagtacttttatataaaaaatgactcaaaccgattagtcggtGACTAAAATAGTCaacgattattttaatagttgattagtcatcgattagttgacaaattgttgcagccctacttagaTCTCTATAGACTTCATTATTTCTCTCACAGCCTGTgtgtaaaggtgtgtgtgtatattaatatttatttttctgggTATCTcttgtcactgtgttttatATCTTTCTAtataatgatgtgtgtgtgtgtgtgtgttccatgtttttctcctcactgacttggtcaatccatgtgaaatttggcacagtggtagagggtcatgggaggatgcgaatgaagcaatattacatcaattggccaaaggggggcgctatagcaaccgattgaaatttcaaactttgaatgggcatatctcatgccccgtatgtcgtagagacatgaaactttgcacagagatgcctctcctcatgaggaacacatttgcctcaagaacccataacttccgcttatatagattttccgccattttgaattttttgaaaaacacttcaaatggatctcttcctaggaagtttgagcgatctgcatgaaactgggtgaacataatctagggaccaatatctaaagttccctcttggcaaaagttggaaaacttactaaaactgagcttctataaggcaatgaatattgcggagggcgtggctcatcacataaaggtgtataacatctcaagggtttcacccatcaccacgcaactttgtaggcatatgaccacacataatctgaggggacccctccattattgaccccatcaaacaaaatgggggcgctagagagctcatttcttatctaggcctaaccgccatatggatttttactaaacttggtagatatgtagaacaggacgcctcaaggtgactggagaaatttaactctaattggcaactgggtggcgctataacaacagaaaaatgcttcaaaatggctaaaatgcgaccgatcgctgtggctccccctgtggaccaatgttggtgttttctaatgtttgctatgactaagtcatggtatggtatgttgtACATAatcactgtcagtcagtcattctgtcagtcagtcattctgtctgtcccacgtttttctactcactgacgtggtcaatctatgtgaaactgcacataggcattgaggactggcataggtagaaggtgacaaagctaccaatggctatggactagttCACTTgttattttgtcattattttctatttgtgTCACCTGTCATGTCATTATCTGTGTCATGTGATGGCCTCGTATTGGCTCCTGCTACTCTGCAGGTGAAGCCATACCTGTGTTGCATGTTTCTAAAGCCCTGACGCAGACCTGCAGATCTTGGAGTGCCTGGATCACCTTCCTGTGTAACCTCATGAGTGTTCATAACGTTACTGCTGACATTATCTTGGTGGCTGGCATGAGCCACTTGTCATAGcagctgtattcacaaagcttccaaTTACAGAGAGTTGAACtttcccttaaagttaagactagatCCTGGCAAAGTTATAAGCCCTTTAAGAAAGTTTGGAGTAGTTtagagtttcttaatcagaggagaaaatggtggaaacacaaagaggaaggagaaaacTTCTCCAaacgctggatgacagtgagttaatgaaatgctacagattataATGATGTGGAGATGTTTGTGGTCGATCTCGTTTGAGATGCGCTCACACTTCCCACCTGATGCAGTAACACGCCAAATATAAAGTGATCTCAACACTGAGACATTTGGAAACAAAATAcatcagtgcagcagtgatgacttgggtctgtgTCAACCTTCGATCagcagtgatcacactaacaatgacaacactgtcACCCTCTcacattgattaaaaaaaaaaagcaacagggtcgaccacacctcctcactgaggtcacagtttctgtctcttcatcagagttgctctgagaattTTCCTGCATTAAAACCAAGCTTAGTCTTCAACTAGAcaaagttaggagctctctctTGTGAACATGGTCACATGTCTCTCCTTCATCACTGTGTTGCAAAATGGCAACGAATGAAAAAAATGATGCTGTGTGGAAGAAAAAATGCTGCATCACTGTGACTGTGGTAAATTCTGTCTGATTCCTTCCTCGCCCTCTGACACATCATGTGGTATTTCCCAAGGAAGCTATAAAAGTTGTTTATAGTTCTCCTGGTGTTTCCTCAGAGGTCAGAGCAGCTGGAGGGGAGAGGGTGACATGACGCCATTCATATGGTGACCAAATGAAACGCAGCAGTACTCtgaataaaaatacagatttgtCTGGGtttttataattaataatactAAAtgtatcaacacacacacacacacacacacacacgtacctTGAACCTGTCCGGCAGGGAGCGCAGCAGCTTGACTTTGATTGACAGACCAATGAGTGTAGCCATGCTGCAGTGGGGGATGGTGGGTGTGAACTCGATACTCACGTTGCTCTCTGCATCATTCacctgacagaaacacacacatacacacacattgacaaAGATTTCAGAAACGACACACTGAGCGCAGTTAAACTTTTCAGTTGATAAGGATGTTTCTGCAGAGAGGAAGGCCAGAGTGTGAAAGCTAGTTTACTGAGCGCAGTTAACTTCTGcacataaactttatttttaaagaataagaaaaacaacatcttTTGTAAGTGCAGTCAAACTGTGTTcatgaaaatgaggcagatgcaaggccacactgaccttgacctttgaccactgaaatccaatcagttcattgttgcaTCCaaatgaacgtttgtgccaaattttaagaaattccctcgagatgttcttgagatatcgtgttcataAGGCCGGGGTGGAcgacaataaaaaacaaacacagactgagaGGTGCGTACCTTCACTCGGACTTGCTCCACCACGTTGAGTTCCTCCAGAGACAGAGGATGCTCCGGGTCGTTGATGGATCTGATGAGATGTAACTTTAGTTAAAGACTTTAAGACAACATCATTAACAGAACAgttattaatataataataattatcacAGGCGACATCACAGTGCTTCTCTTGTTGTTTAGTGTGAATACTGTCAGAGCACACTGTAACACAGGGCACAGGTGAATTAAGAAAAGTCTGTCACTTATTCGATTTCAAATGTTGCTTCGTTTGTTTTACAGCTGACTCTAGTGACACAGTCTGTCTTTAATAATCAAACATCCATCAGGCGACATCATGAGACAAAGAtaagacacagaaaaacatataTTCTGTTGTCTCGTCGCCTGCAGGGTGCACACTATGATCAGGCCTTTGACTCAGGACGTCACAAAGAAGTCGTCAAACTGTCTCAAACCGCAAAGatgttgaaattaaaacaaacagaagatcgTGATATATCAGAAGCTGGCAGCAGTGACTGTCAGCTCAGGATTTTTACTTCAATAACCAGATTAATGATTCACCTCCTTCACAAACATGACGCTCCAGATTTCATCAAATATGATGGAAAATATTTATAATCTGACGGCACACATCCTGCCTGCTGTGTTTAACCACAGGTTTGAGTTCATCTCAGTGTGTCGACCTGCAGGGCTGGagtgtaactaagtacatttactcaagaacGTACTTGTACTTCTTTTCTTTACACCATTTATTTCCGATTTCATGCGTGATTATGTTGTCTGGTTTTAATTTACCTGGTCAGGTGCAGCTCTGCTCATCTCGCTGCATATTCTTCGTATTATGATAATAAAGACTTTCTATTTCTATCTTACTAAGAGTATTTCCATCTTCTGCTCCACCTCAGAGCGAACTACTGTTCTTTTACTGCGccacatttgtctgacagcttcagTTCTTCCTCAGATTATTGTAACAGCAGATGAAACAGGACTAACACACGTTACTGCGACATCCTGACTTTAACTGTAACTACTTTGTCTCTGATAATACTTggatacttttacttcagtcaGGTTTGAATGCAGTGTGCTGTTAGTACTGTGTGTCAGCTGCAACGTTACAGTACTCTGAAAGGtaactttaacaaaaaaatccGTTATCAGTACGCAACAGATAACGTCATCTGAGGAATGACGCAACAGCTCGTCATGttataaaacaacagaaatatgtatcataatattattatcatttaaatacACGCACACAGATGTTGTCAGTCAGCTGTTAGAAAGCAGAGAAGCTCAACTATCTGAATACAGAAACAGGATATCGAATATTTCTCGGTCATCGATCGGGTCATGAAcgtcttcatcctcctctgtgGCCGTCAGCAGCCTCTCACCGGACCGCTGGAAGATCACCGGGTTCGCGTTCTCCAGACGGGTTCCTCCGGACATCTTTAACACCTGTAACAGTCCACGGGAAACACTAGACTCTCCTGATGTTGACGGCGGAGCAGAAACACACTGCACCAGCACTTCCTGAAACAACGGAAACGCGCAGAGTCCAAAAGCGCTCAAGAGaaagtcttaaagggacagtacacccAACGGGTCCCTCTGCACATGCGCAGTAGTGACAGGAGTAACAATAGTGTTGgcagggatgggcagtatttctattacttgtatttaaaatacgtatttcagttacatttgagtattttgtaatttgtatttgataaggccgataaaaagcaaatgtaatttgtaacaaaatacttttgagtggagtaatttagtatttaaaatactcaaaatactttctccacaaatcaaaaaaaataaaaaaataggctacacattcttataatattaactgtaacaatatttttcacTTATACGTTacttatatgtttttttttaaacaaaaaatgtgcCCTTCACtgacctagtggtctgttttactggactgtgcgTAACATAATTTCCTATGctgttgtggttgatgcttgggatgagtCTGCTACAAATGACTTGCCTcacgtgggatcaataaagttgtctgttGTTGTCAGTGGTTGGGTCTCAAGAACCAAAATAGCCTAACCCTTACCCTACTACCATCCCACTGGCCAACGAAAGAGAGACATGTATACGTGTTGTTAACAAGCGCAAATCTGCAATAGCTGCGACCAAATTTGCTACTATCACAccattaatggatgaatcatggtagttcttttctttctggtatagttactcatggtctctagttgcagcatgtaaattttgagcatttttggtcaaggactttttgagttattcacaaaaagctTTATGGACTTACCGACCGACCTATAGAGCTGCAGgtcgctgctaaaaagaaaaagaaaaaaagtattttctgtatttgaaaatacaaaatacatgtattttattttgatacatttatttgaggggtattttgtatcaaaatacattttgatgtatttttgcccatctctgaGTGTTGGGGAGTAGTGACTAACTATGAGTAACtaaactatttatttatttatttgtttatttaacagggacagtgTACAGCTCTCAACCGTACCAGAGTTAGCTACTAGCTAATTTACATCTGTAGTCCCTGAGCaggaacagaaaacagacaggaataatataaaacaaacaagcgcacacaaatacaaacaaatataaaacagatcaTAATCACAAAACAGCATCTTCAACAACTTCAGACTTCAGAATATTTATTGTACCCTTGGGTAAATTCGGTTTACAGTGAGTGAGTCATCTCGTATTGTGAACACACAGAACACcacaagacaagacaaagtgACGGCAGTGCTTAGGCTGAAAGAACAAAGAGGACGGACCCAagataaaaagcaaaataagtTAGAACATCAGTAGATAAAAAGGCCTAAGAATGCGTCAAAACCAAGCCAAATGATAAAGATGTGCCATtcataaaaacaagataaaagaaacagtacaagaaataaatacataagttATGTTACAGTTTCTCTCACTTGTTAATAGCACTGATGGCTGCTGGTACAAAGCTGTTTTTGTAGCGTCTGGATTTACAAGCAGGTACCGTGAACCTCCGACCTGATGGGAGCAGCTGAAACTCACCATTAAGGGGGTGGGATTCATCTCTTACAATAGAGTTAGCTATCCTCTGTAGCTGTTTAGCATACAGGGATTCTGGGTGAAGCTGAGACTCCCCAATCAGCTTGCTAGACCCTTTCACGATTTGgtttaaacagtttttgttttttaaggacaCGTTTCCAAACCATGAAACAAGACAGAAAGATAAGACTGATTCAATAAAAGCACGATAAAACAAGGTCAGCATGGTCCTGTCAATGTTAAAAGTGGACAGTTTTCTCAGAAAAAACAGGCGCTGGCGTCCTTTTTTGTACACAGCGTCCTTTTTTGACAGTTCCAAGATATTTGTATGTGTTGACACACTTCACTATCTGACCCTTGTTGCTTATGTTAAAATGCTCTAAAAGCCTTAAGGCTAAAACATGGGGTTGGATTGTATTAAAAGCAGatgaaaaatcaataaataaaagtctCGCATGTGTTCCTTTCCCCTCCAGATGTTTAAAAAGCAAATTTAATGAAGTAACTGTAGCATCTTCTACCCCTCTGTTGGGTCTATAAGCAAATTGCATGGAGTAACTGTAGCATCTTCTACCCCTCTGTTGGGTCTATAAGCAAATTGCATGGGATCAAGGTCATGCTCAGTTTTCTTCAAAATTTCAGATCTGACAATTTTCCCAAAACATTTCATTACAATCGATGTCAGTGCGATTGGTCTGAAATCACTGAGGGTTTTGGGAGAACTGATTTTTGGGGCAGGGATAACAACAGCATCCTTCCAGACTCTTggcacatgctgcatctttagaGACTGAttgaaaatgtgctgaaaaaTAGAGCTCAGCTCCTTCACACAAGATTTCAGCAAGCGGCCACAAATGTTATCAGGACCATAGCTTTTATTTGGTTTAAGGGAACAGAAGGATTTTTCAACGTCCTTCTGGGAAATAAAAAAGTGCTGATTGTCACTCACTTTATGACTCACCTCCTGTATTTCCTGACTAAAATCAAAAGCATCAAAACGTGTATAAAAACAGTTAAGTGCATTTGCAAATTCAATGTCTGACTCAAAGCCATCAAAAGAGAGTTTTAGAGTGTTGGAGGCCTGCAATGGCTTTCATGCTAGACCAAGCAGATCCAAGATTATTCATAGCCATCTTGTTCTCCAGCTTCCATTGTAGTCCAATAACAACGTTTCACACTATTAAGACACAATGGCAACAATAAATCACAATGTTAAGACACGACAATAACAACAAGATTACAAACCAGTGAATTATGAGCCGGTGTTTGAGTTTATGATTGATGGGTGCGTGATGGGGTTGATTTTAGCCATGATTTTATCTTGGATTTAAAGCCAGTAAAGGTGCGACTCTTTCTGATCTCGCTTGGTACTGAGTTCCAATTATTTTGTGGCTCTGACAGAAAACGTGTCCCCTCCGATGTCGAAACAAAACCTGCACTCTTGCacgtgtgtgtttcttttgtttcaaCTGTCTTTGAAAATGTGATGTCTTGAGAGAAGTCCTGGGGCTTTGGGGTTGTGACTTCCTGTTTCTCCACCAGATGGCAGAAGCTGCTCATTTTAGGCCTCAGCAACATGCTGACAGTATCCACAAGTTCTGGTTCAGTATCATCTGTCTGTTAACAGTTCTGGGATTAATTCAGCTGCATCGATGTCACGACACTTTGTGATGAAAATATTCAgtgttatgtaaaaaaaaaaggagtgtttAAAGCCTGTGAGCTGTAAATAATGATTTACTGTACGTGCCATTTGTTCATTCAatattttgttcagtgttttgcaCACCAGCCACAATCAGATCTAACACACACCTCATTCTTTTCAACACAGCCCACCTCTACCATCAGGGGACAGGGACCATTTTCCCAAAACTAAATGCAGCTGGGTAGATGAAATGCAGTACCTCACTTTAACTTTCAGCTCTCAGTGTGTTTCCTAATAGAAAATCAATGAATCAGTCTCTTGGGGAAGCTTCAACATGATACTCAATGTGCAAAGCTGAAGTGAAGTCCACAACTGTACTGGACAATAATGTCAGCAGCTTTACGTTCAGGTGTTCCACAAATTGTCACCTTATCATGGTTAAAATGATAACTTGCTCAAATTCTCTAATACTGTCACGAACCGGGCCGCACGGCCatgacaaagagagagacacataCACAAGGAAAGCCAATTAAAGGATTTTATTTACTAAAgaataaacataagaaaaaagaaCCTAACTAAACATGGCGTTTGCAATCAGTGAAGTCAGTGGTGTAGGTGAGGGCATGAGTGAaacaatgtatgtgtgtgatgttgtAGGGTGTAGAAACTAAGATAAAACCAAACCCAAAACCAAATGCTGCCTCaggaaggagaagagaaagagcagCGAGCAGCCAGAGCTTTTAAAAGCTCACTGAGCTCAGGTGCTGCCACTTCCCTGATTACCCGCAGCCACGCCCACTGCTACCTGCAAGGGAGAACACAACAAGGCAGGCAGGGCAGAGAGGGTCATCACATACAGTAATAAGTATCCATTAAGATCAGAATGCAGACAGAAAGTGCAGGTGTCGTGCTTTAGCCTTTTTACAGACATCGATCAAAGGAAACTGGAAGAAATGACATTGTTATATACAGTATCCTTCATGTGTGTGGGCTGCTACAGTGATGAGATCATCACCATCCTGATTTCATCAGGACAGAATCTTAATGAGCCGCTGAGGTCGGcctaaacaatataaaaactCCATCTCAACATGTTCACCTTTtgaaaaaatgtgcatgcagTATAATGAGGCTGCATATGGCTGCTGACACCTACATGACGCTCTGTGG
This genomic interval carries:
- the ciao2b gene encoding cytosolic iron-sulfur assembly component 2B, translating into MSGGTRLENANPVIFQRSGERLLTATEEDEDVHDPIDDREIFDLIRSINDPEHPLSLEELNVVEQVRVKVNDAESNVSIEFTPTIPHCSMATLIGLSIKVKLLRSLPDRFKIDVHITPGSHASEDAVNKQLADKERVAAALENSSLLEVVNQCLSTKAN